The following proteins come from a genomic window of Gimesia sp.:
- the dnaG gene encoding DNA primase: MSPGFDQHFKELVRQRTDLVELVAESVQLTPNGRDFKGLCPFHNDHNPSMVISPERATWRCWVCNLGGDCFSWVMEYDRVDFVEALKILAEKAHLEIPKFTPRHSQGGQQPLEKSSLYDVMKWAETQFHECLMETAVGEYARRYLMEDRGFTEETMRQFNLGFHPDDWQWLVNRSRNHFPEQLLLEAKLIFRKEGQSRCSDYFVNRVMFPVHDERKRVVAFGGRILPGADSAKLAKYFNSPESVIFTKSKLLFGLDEARQGIRETETVVVVEGYTDCITAHQFGVTNVVATLGTALTESHVTYLKRLARKVVLVFDGDTAGQQAAERALTKFIAQEVDLRILTLPAGQDPADFLEQQGAKSLQQLIVQAPEAWIFKLNLCVDKFGLESIDGQHRILEEMLELLAASPNLTGKIREDIILRKLADRLSLNETVVRKRLSEVKQKQTPSLNPSVPSNDPHSTPSADHTSGIGGTSENSAKDNQLESELLEIIFVYPECVPQIQQHISPANLKDPRLRFLYQLSIDLTEEGIVPEMNRILDRIEDPDLKQLVVKIDFQAHEKAIHTKLHSSPVPHEGIPHFLKHSIQNLKWREEREHHERTKGVLVQKVQSDTLSSDAKELLKKASEFHQKRHKKNSLETH, from the coding sequence GTGTCGCCAGGATTTGATCAACATTTCAAAGAACTGGTCCGCCAGAGGACAGACCTGGTAGAACTGGTCGCAGAGTCGGTTCAGCTGACTCCCAATGGACGCGATTTCAAAGGATTGTGTCCCTTTCATAACGACCATAATCCGTCCATGGTCATCTCCCCCGAACGTGCAACCTGGCGCTGCTGGGTCTGTAACCTCGGCGGGGACTGCTTTTCCTGGGTCATGGAATATGACCGGGTCGACTTTGTCGAAGCACTCAAGATTCTGGCCGAGAAGGCCCATCTCGAAATTCCCAAGTTCACCCCCCGTCATTCACAGGGCGGACAACAGCCATTAGAGAAGTCGAGTCTGTATGACGTCATGAAATGGGCGGAAACGCAGTTCCATGAATGTCTGATGGAGACTGCGGTAGGAGAATATGCCCGCCGTTACCTGATGGAAGACCGGGGCTTTACCGAAGAGACCATGCGGCAGTTTAATCTCGGTTTTCATCCGGATGACTGGCAATGGCTGGTCAATCGATCACGCAATCATTTCCCCGAACAGCTGCTGCTGGAAGCGAAACTGATCTTCAGAAAAGAGGGACAGTCACGTTGTTCGGATTATTTCGTTAATCGGGTGATGTTTCCGGTTCACGACGAGCGAAAGCGGGTTGTTGCATTCGGGGGACGTATCCTGCCGGGAGCCGACTCAGCAAAACTGGCGAAATATTTCAACAGTCCGGAAAGTGTGATTTTCACTAAGAGCAAACTGTTGTTTGGCTTGGATGAAGCGCGCCAGGGAATTCGCGAAACAGAAACAGTTGTCGTAGTAGAAGGGTACACTGATTGCATTACAGCGCATCAGTTTGGTGTGACTAATGTCGTAGCCACATTGGGGACGGCTCTGACAGAATCGCATGTGACTTATCTCAAACGGCTGGCACGTAAAGTCGTACTGGTATTTGATGGCGATACCGCAGGACAGCAGGCTGCGGAGCGGGCTTTAACGAAATTCATCGCTCAAGAAGTAGATTTACGTATTTTAACGCTGCCGGCAGGCCAGGATCCGGCAGATTTTCTGGAACAGCAGGGGGCAAAGAGTTTGCAGCAGTTGATCGTACAAGCCCCGGAAGCCTGGATTTTTAAATTGAATCTCTGTGTTGACAAATTTGGACTGGAGTCAATTGATGGACAACACCGAATTTTAGAAGAAATGCTGGAGCTTCTGGCCGCAAGTCCAAACTTAACCGGCAAAATACGTGAAGATATCATATTAAGAAAGTTAGCAGATCGACTGAGCTTAAACGAAACTGTTGTCCGAAAACGATTAAGTGAAGTCAAACAGAAGCAAACCCCCAGTCTGAATCCGAGTGTCCCTTCAAACGACCCCCATTCAACTCCGAGTGCAGACCACACCTCCGGAATCGGTGGAACTTCAGAAAATTCAGCGAAAGATAATCAACTTGAGAGCGAACTTCTTGAAATCATCTTTGTATACCCCGAATGTGTTCCCCAGATTCAGCAACATATATCTCCAGCCAACCTGAAAGATCCCCGTCTACGCTTTCTTTACCAGTTAAGCATTGACTTAACGGAAGAGGGGATCGTCCCGGAAATGAATCGTATTCTGGATCGTATTGAAGATCCGGACCTGAAGCAGCTGGTCGTCAAAATCGACTTCCAGGCCCACGAAAAAGCGATTCATACCAAACTCCACTCTTCGCCTGTTCCCCATGAAGGGATTCCCCATTTTCTGAAACATTCCATTCAGAATCTCAAATGGCGGGAAGAACGGGAACATCATGAACGGACCAAAGGAGTTCTGGTCCAGAAAGTTCAGAGCGATACTTTGAGTTCCGATGCCAAGGAACTGTTGAAAAAGGCATCCGAGTTCCACCAGAAACGACATAAAAAGAATTCACTTGAGACCCATTAA
- a CDS encoding DUF58 domain-containing protein, which yields MPNAEQYLKPEVIQTVARLDLRAKFIVEGFLSGLHASPYHGFSVEFSEHRRYTQGDDPRDIDWQVYAKTDRYYIKKYQAETNLTGYLVIDLSESMAYTYRQQLSKFDYGICLAASLAYMMIHQQDPVGLITFGDKIRDFLPPRSRRGQLGNILAMLANSQPVGTTEVSQNLQQIASMIKHRSLLMIFSDLLTDQKSVLDSLQRLRYAGHDVILFHILDEAEVYFPFEGMVDLQEPEQGESMVLDAEGMKADYLEAVQEMRETYREKLFAMGVDYVPLDTSMPFDKALIEYLSQRKARF from the coding sequence ATGCCAAATGCAGAACAATACCTCAAACCGGAAGTCATCCAGACCGTGGCCCGGCTCGATCTGCGGGCCAAGTTCATCGTGGAAGGCTTTCTGAGCGGCCTGCATGCCAGCCCCTATCACGGCTTCAGTGTCGAATTCAGCGAACACCGACGCTACACCCAGGGGGATGACCCACGCGACATTGACTGGCAGGTCTATGCCAAAACCGATCGCTACTACATCAAAAAGTACCAGGCGGAGACCAATCTGACCGGTTACCTGGTGATCGATCTTTCTGAAAGTATGGCTTATACCTATCGCCAGCAGCTCTCCAAATTTGATTACGGGATCTGTCTGGCCGCATCGCTGGCGTACATGATGATCCACCAGCAGGATCCGGTCGGCCTGATCACCTTTGGTGACAAGATCAGGGATTTCCTGCCTCCCCGCAGTAGGCGGGGACAGCTGGGGAACATACTGGCAATGCTCGCCAACTCCCAACCTGTTGGGACGACGGAGGTTTCACAAAACCTGCAGCAGATCGCTTCGATGATCAAACACCGCAGTCTGCTGATGATTTTCTCGGATCTGCTGACCGATCAGAAGAGCGTGCTCGACAGTCTGCAGCGTCTGCGTTACGCTGGCCACGATGTCATCCTGTTTCATATTCTGGACGAAGCAGAGGTCTACTTCCCTTTCGAGGGGATGGTCGATCTTCAGGAACCCGAACAGGGTGAGTCTATGGTTCTGGATGCGGAGGGCATGAAAGCCGACTATCTGGAGGCGGTTCAGGAAATGCGGGAGACCTATCGCGAGAAACTGTTCGCGATGGGCGTTGATTACGTTCCCCTGGATACCAGCATGCCGTTTGACAAAGCGCTGATTGAGTATCTTTCCCAGAGAAAAGCCCGTTTTTAA
- a CDS encoding ABC transporter ATP-binding protein: protein MDNESVIQISNLTKIYRDFWGRKKVRALNSLSLEVKKGEIFGLLGPNGSGKTTTLKLLLGLLFPSEGEIKVLGQPASNVEKNERIGYLPEESYLYRFLNAEETLDFYGRLFKISPKERRERAAELIEKVGLGHAKRRQLKEYSKGMTRRIGLAQALINNPDLVMLDEPTSGLDPLGTDDMKRMIVELKEQGKTVLMCSHLLADVQDVCDRIAILYGGELKVMGRVDDLLKEQEETQILTSRLSDEAIKEIEQVVAKHNGKVDAIDHPTATLESLFLKTVQESKERPGQRFVPETETKKAAE, encoded by the coding sequence ATGGACAACGAGTCAGTCATTCAGATCAGCAATCTGACAAAGATCTATCGTGATTTCTGGGGCCGCAAGAAAGTTCGCGCTCTCAACTCTTTAAGCCTCGAAGTAAAAAAAGGCGAAATCTTTGGTCTGCTGGGTCCAAACGGTTCCGGAAAGACGACCACTCTGAAACTGCTGCTGGGTCTGCTGTTTCCCTCGGAAGGGGAAATTAAGGTCTTGGGCCAGCCTGCCTCGAACGTTGAGAAAAACGAGCGGATCGGTTATCTGCCGGAAGAATCCTATCTGTATCGCTTCCTGAATGCGGAAGAAACACTCGACTTCTACGGGCGTCTGTTCAAGATTTCTCCCAAGGAACGCCGCGAACGCGCCGCCGAGCTGATCGAAAAGGTCGGACTGGGACACGCCAAACGCCGTCAGCTGAAAGAATACTCCAAAGGGATGACCCGCCGTATCGGTCTGGCTCAGGCCCTGATCAACAACCCCGACCTGGTCATGCTTGACGAACCGACCAGTGGTCTGGACCCACTCGGTACCGACGACATGAAACGCATGATCGTCGAGCTGAAAGAACAGGGCAAGACCGTGCTGATGTGCAGCCACTTGCTGGCTGACGTGCAGGACGTGTGTGACCGGATCGCGATTCTCTACGGCGGCGAACTCAAAGTCATGGGTCGCGTGGATGACCTGCTCAAAGAACAGGAAGAGACCCAGATCCTGACGTCTCGCCTGAGCGATGAAGCCATCAAAGAGATCGAACAGGTCGTCGCCAAGCACAATGGTAAGGTCGATGCCATCGATCACCCGACAGCAACTCTGGAATCCCTGTTCCTGAAAACGGTTCAGGAAAGTAAAGAACGACCGGGTCAGCGCTTTGTTCCCGAGACGGAAACGAAGAAGGCTGCTGAATAA
- a CDS encoding LamG-like jellyroll fold domain-containing protein: MMRAKWYWSLLLISVLSCDVPLDVHAEDALIGNWRLEGDARDQSSFQNHGVNHGVKLKAGQPAVFDGGTAYLEVSDSKSLSLGTGDFSLALTVNTSADLGDVIGTLCSKYDRKTRRGFQLSIKNNAGVTSSQSNWHHLQFGIDNGKVDSQWTDHGQLGNAILIYSMAVHDGKLYAGTCVPGAEAAGHVYQYEDGKKWIDCGTPDKCNAVSSLAVYQGHLYAGTGKYRLKGSSLAESENPNMGGNVYRYLGDGTWKHCGNLPGVEAINGMVVYKGKLYASSMYAPAAFYRYDGGTTWTACDVPDGKRVESMAIYNGDLFATGYDEGAVYRYDGKKWTHAGQVGEATQTYGFAVYEGNLYVSEWPHAEVYRYAGEKRWELAGRLGEEKESMPLVVYNGAMYSGSLPLAEVYRYDGGVDWKNLGQIDLTPDVRYRRVWSMAVYQGRLFAGTLPAGRVKSIEAGKSATYDTALKPGWRQIVAVKEKSQLKLYVDGDLVASSTSFDPAEYDLSNTEPLKIGFGAHDYYHGKMKDVQLFKRALSAEEVQTRFQQQAD, translated from the coding sequence ATGATGCGAGCGAAGTGGTATTGGTCGTTACTGTTAATCAGTGTGTTGAGCTGTGATGTTCCACTCGATGTGCATGCGGAAGATGCGTTGATAGGAAACTGGCGGCTCGAGGGAGATGCCAGGGATCAGAGTTCGTTTCAGAATCACGGTGTCAATCATGGCGTGAAATTGAAAGCGGGACAGCCGGCCGTCTTTGATGGTGGCACCGCGTATCTGGAAGTTTCCGATTCAAAGTCGCTGTCCCTCGGAACGGGCGACTTTTCACTGGCACTGACCGTGAATACAAGTGCCGACCTGGGAGACGTCATCGGTACCCTGTGCAGCAAATACGATCGTAAAACCCGCCGGGGGTTCCAGCTGAGCATCAAAAATAATGCCGGCGTGACCAGCAGCCAGTCGAACTGGCATCATCTGCAGTTCGGCATCGATAATGGCAAGGTGGATTCTCAATGGACCGATCACGGGCAACTGGGCAATGCCATTCTGATTTACAGCATGGCCGTGCACGACGGCAAACTCTATGCAGGAACCTGTGTGCCCGGTGCGGAAGCCGCCGGACACGTTTATCAGTATGAGGACGGAAAGAAATGGATCGACTGTGGAACACCGGACAAGTGTAATGCCGTTTCATCGCTGGCGGTCTATCAGGGGCACCTGTATGCAGGAACGGGAAAGTACCGGCTGAAAGGTTCCTCGCTGGCAGAGTCCGAAAACCCGAACATGGGGGGCAACGTCTATCGTTATCTCGGGGATGGAACGTGGAAGCACTGTGGTAATCTGCCCGGCGTCGAAGCGATTAATGGGATGGTGGTTTACAAGGGGAAGCTGTATGCCTCCTCCATGTACGCCCCCGCAGCCTTCTATCGCTACGATGGAGGAACTACCTGGACCGCCTGTGATGTCCCCGACGGAAAGCGGGTGGAATCGATGGCGATCTATAACGGCGACCTGTTTGCCACCGGCTACGACGAAGGTGCCGTCTACCGTTATGACGGAAAGAAATGGACGCATGCCGGACAGGTGGGAGAAGCCACGCAGACTTACGGCTTTGCTGTGTACGAGGGAAACCTGTATGTCAGCGAATGGCCGCATGCGGAAGTGTATCGTTATGCGGGCGAAAAACGCTGGGAACTGGCGGGACGACTGGGCGAGGAAAAGGAAAGCATGCCACTGGTTGTTTACAACGGCGCCATGTACTCCGGATCGCTCCCCCTGGCCGAGGTCTATCGCTATGACGGCGGTGTCGACTGGAAGAACCTCGGACAAATCGATCTGACGCCGGATGTTCGCTATCGCCGTGTCTGGTCGATGGCCGTCTATCAGGGACGCCTCTTTGCCGGTACGTTACCAGCCGGGCGGGTGAAGTCAATCGAAGCAGGCAAGAGTGCCACCTACGACACCGCTTTGAAGCCAGGCTGGCGACAGATCGTAGCCGTCAAAGAGAAGTCGCAACTCAAGCTGTATGTGGACGGCGACCTGGTCGCGTCGTCGACCAGCTTCGATCCCGCGGAATATGATTTGTCCAACACAGAGCCTTTGAAGATCGGCTTCGGTGCCCATGATTATTACCATGGAAAAATGAAAGACGTGCAGCTCTTTAAGCGTGCTTTAAGTGCGGAAGAGGTCCAGACACGCTTTCAGCAGCAGGCAGACTAG